A genome region from Cutaneotrichosporon cavernicola HIS019 DNA, chromosome: 5 includes the following:
- the VPS4 gene encoding uncharacterized protein (Vps4 C terminal oligomerisation domain), with product MSNSNFLDKAISIVQKAIDEDVKQNYAEAYKLYQDSLDYFMMAMKYEKNDKLKTLIRNKFTEYLDRAEKLKEHIAKSEEKRSRAKVGAAGGGGSEAGGPSTGKDEDDPEIKKLRQGLQGAILSESPNVAWDDVAGLAQAKEALKEAVILPIKFPQLFTGKRTPWRGILLYGPPGTGKSFLAKAVATEAKSTFFSVSSSDLVSKWMGESERLVKQLFQMARENKPAIIFIDEIDSLTGTRGEGESEASRRIKTEFLVQINGVGNDDTGVLVLGATNIPWQLDPAIKRRFEKRIYIPLPDADARRKMFELNTGTTPHSLKPADFKHLAEITDGYSGSDIAVIVRDALMQPVRKVLAATHFREIDVDVEKDGVTTTVKKLTPCSPGAPGAIEKTWGDVNSDELQEPLLGVRDFERSIQVNRPTVSLSDIQKHIDFTNESGGEGA from the exons ATGAGCAACTCCAACTTCCTCGAC AAAGCGATCAGCATCGTCCAGAAAGcgatcgacgaggatgtcAAGCAGAACTATGCCGAAGCGTACAAGCTCTACCAGGACTCACTCGACTACTTCATGATG gcgaTGAAGT ACGAGAAGAACGACAAGCTTAAGACATTGATCCGTAACAAGTTCACCGAGTACCTGGACCGCGCTgagaagctcaaggagcacATTGCCAAGAGTGAGGAGAAACGATCTCGAGCAAAAGTaggcgcggcgggcggcggcggctctGAGGCCGGCGGCCCGTCAACAGGCAAGGACGAAGACGACCCGGAGATCAAGAAGCTTCGGCAGGGCCTTCAGGGAGCGATTCTGAGCGAGTCGCCAAATGTGGCGTGGGACGACGTTGCGGGCCTCGcccaggccaaggaggcgctcaaggaggccgtCATCCTGCCCATCAAGTTCCCGCAGCTGTTCACGGGCAAGCGCACGCCATGGCGCGGTATCTTGCTGTACGGACCCCCAGGGACGGGTAAGAGtttcctcgccaaggccgtcgccACTGAGGCCAAGAGCACATTCTTCTCCGTGTCATCGTCCGACCTCGTGTCCAAGTGGATGGGCGAGAGTGAACG CCTCGTCAAGCAGCTGTTCCAGATGGCCCGCGAGAACAAGCCGGCCATCATCTTCATCGACGAGATTGACTCGCTCACGGGCACGcgtggtgagggcgagagcgaggcgtCCCGCCGTATCAAGACCGAGTTCCTCGTCCAGATCAACGGTGTCGGCAACGACGACACTGGtgtgctcgtcctcggcgccaccaACATTCCATGGCAGCTTGACCCGGCCATCAAGCGTCG ATTCGAGAAGCGTATCTACATCCCACTCCCAGACGCCGATGCGCGCCGGAAGATGTTCGAGTTGAACACCGGCACGACGCCGCACAGCCTGAAGCCCGCCGACTTCAAGCACCTCGCGGAAATCACCGACGGCTACTCTGGATCGGACATTGCTGTCATCGTCCGCGACGCGCTAATGCAGCCTGTGCGGAAGGTGCTCGCCGCCACGCACTTCCGCGAgatcgacgtcgatgtcgaGAAGGACGGCGTCACGACGACTGTCAAGAAGCTCACACCCTGCTCGCCAGGTGCACCCGGTGCGATCGAGAAAACGTGGGGCGACGTCAACTCGGACGAGCTGCAGGAGCCCCTGCTCGGCGTCCGCGACTTTGAACGCTCGATCCAGGTCAACAGGCCCACGGTTAGCCTGTCCGACATCCAGAAGCACATCGACTTCACCAAcgagagcggcggcgagggcgcgtaG
- the SPT20 gene encoding uncharacterized protein (Spt20 family) — protein MASASGYNYHRFARALLKKSRKWEPSLSIQLYQSYWRFENSDINFLYDGPMKPFLLALRAQVIPAALIPFLYDIRPPVSFVDGCLVVEIQDFRKTPEVRSRVVMRPAPETLPLTIDIMLGRRAEVWDEAMTLELESRVMAATSAPLYLGTSPLAARNAALSLALTAPANPSTGADGAPRSSQAQGEEEDSEQEALRKLLATGSNGRAFQPNWSVIRVLDRIANLRKEKEREAAARAAGNGNKEEKKKPKKKRPAEEEKVEEKKEPPKKKKKTAAAKEKEAREAKLREEREAREKEEREKAEKEKGKKKKKKKDEEPAPAAADKPKSKKKKKEESDKEEEEKKKPTPKKKKKVAAKEEGK, from the exons ATGGCCAGCGCCTCTGGATACAACTACCACCGGTTCGCCCGCGCGCTGCTCAAAAAGTCGCGTAAATGGGAACCATCACTCTCCATCCAACTCTACCAGAGCTACTGGAGATTCGAGAACTCT gacaTAAACTTCCTCTACGATGGGCCTATGAAGccgttcctcctcgcgctgcgcgcgcaggTCATTCCGGCGGCGCTCATCCCGTTCCTGTACGATATCCGGCCACCAGTATCGTTCGTCGATGGTTGTCTAGTCGTCGAAATACAGGACTTCCGCAAAACGCCAGAAGTACGAAGTCGCGTCGTGATGCGACCTGCGCCGGAGACGCTGCCACTCACAATTGACATCATGCTCGGGCGACGAGCCGAGGTTTGGGACGAGGCGATGACCCTTGAGCTGGAGAGCCgtgtgatg GCCGCCACTTCTGCACCACTGTATCTCGGCACCTCTCCACTCGCTGCTCGAAACGCGGCGCTTTCACTAGCGCTCACCGCACCTGCCAACCCCAGCACGGGGGCTGATGGCGCCCCACGATCTTCACAGGcgcagggcgaggaagaggatagcgagcaggaggcgctgcgcaagctcctcgcgaCTGGATCCAACGGGCGGGCATTCCAGCCCAACTGGTCTGTGATCAGAGTCTTGGACCGGATAGCGAATCTCcggaaggagaaggagcgaGAAGCGGCCGCGCGTGCGGCCGGAAACGGGAACAAGgaagagaagaagaagccgaagaagaagcggccagcggaggaggagaaggtcgaggagaagaaggaaCCGCcaaagaagaagaagaagacggcggcagccaaggagaaggaggcgcgagaggccaagctgcgcgaggaacgcgaggcgcgagagaaagaggagcgagagaaggcggagaaggagaagggtaagaagaagaagaagaagaaggacgaggagccggctcccgccgcggccgacaAGCCAAAgtcgaagaagaagaagaaaGAGGAGagcgacaaggaggaggaggagaagaagaagccgACGCCCAAGAAAAAGAAGAAGGTCGCTGCTaaggaggaaggcaagTAG
- a CDS encoding uncharacterized protein (Glyoxalase/Bleomycin resistance protein/Dioxygenase superfamily): MSDRKRDAEWEGGAKECPYTSDTNFHTMPMLDHLGINVTDYARAKEFYGTVLATLGSSMQMEPVPGVSGWGPSQMDPAFWITEKPVTGPAHVAFSAKNRKEVDAFYEAALKAGAKDNGKPGIRAEYHPNYYGAFVIDADGHNIEAVCHMPE, encoded by the exons ATGAGCGACAGGAAGCGCGATGCGGAATgggagggcggcgcgaAAGAATG TCCTTACACCTCTGACACCAACTTTCACA CCATGCCCATGCTCGACCACCTCGGCATCAACGTCACGGACTATGCCCGCGCCAAGGAGTTCTACGGCACTGTGCTCGCCACTCTAGGCAGCAGCATGCAGATGGAGCCCGTCCCAGGTGTGAGCGGCTGGGGTCCTAGCCAGATGGACCCTGCGTTCTGGATCACCGAGAAGCCCGTCACTGGGCCTGCGCACGTTGCCTTTTCGGCCAAGAACcgcaaggaggtcgacgcgttCTATGAGGCTGCGCTCAAGGCTGGTGCTAAGGATAATGGCAAGCCTGGCATTCGCGCCGAGTACCACCCCAACTACTACGGCGCTTTTGTTAttgacgccgacggccaTAATATCGAAGCCGTGTGCCACATGCCCGAGTGA